CGCCGCCGAACGGGGCGGTGGGCGCGGTCATCGCGGTCTCCTTCTGCGGTGGCTCGGCCCCGGGCGCGCGGGCCGGCGAACTGGTCCGATCAGGGCGGCGGCGAGACCGCCGTCCAGAAGGTGGGCGGTGGACCGCCGATGGATGAGACCGATCGTCGTTCCCGACACCTGTCGCGGTGACCTTGGTCATAGTGACGACGTGGCCGAGGTTCTACCCCGGCCCGGGCGTTCGCTGGGGGGAACAGATGACGCATACGGCAATCCTGCTGGTGACGGAGCGACGCGACCTGTTGGGGGTCGGGGAGCGGCTCGTGCTGGAGTTTCGGGGGGAGTGGGCGGCGGGCGCCGTCTTCGCGGAGGTGGCGCTGTGCCGGGCCGCGCTCATCCGCGCGGGGGTGCGCGCCGGGCTCGCCGCCGCCACCGAGGCGATGGCGCGAGGGCGGCTCGTGCGCCACGCGGACGCGGCCCAGGAGCTGGCGAGCGTGCTGGCGAGACGCGAGCGCAACTGACGCACCCAGGGCTGGTGTCCGGCGAACGGTGACCACCTCGCTCATGAGGTCCACCCCCCCGCCCGCGTCGCCCCGCAATCTCTGTTCCACCAGTGTCACGCGCACACGTCGTTGGGGCGAGGTGCAGGGCGGTCGGGCGGGCGTCGTCCTACGCGGCGCCCGCACCCGCGACCCCGAGCGCACGCCGCGCGTCCTGGCACGCCTGCTGCAGCCGGCTGGTGAGCTCGACCGTCTCTACGGTCGCGAACCGCGCCGTGGGCAGCGCGACCGTCAGAGCCGCGTGCACGCCGTCGACCACGCCCAGCGAGGCGCCGATCGCGGTCACCCCGGCCTCGCTCTCGTCGTGGTTGAGACCGAAACGCTGGCGCCGGACCAGCGCGAGCTCGCGGTGCAGGCCGGCCAGATCGGCGGTCGGCTCCCCGGGCCAGGGGGTGAGCCCGTCGGCGTGCAGGTTGTCGACCTCGGCCGAGGTGAGATCGGCGAGCATCGCCTTGCCGCCGGACGTGCAGTACGCGGGCATGTGGGCGCCGGTGCGCAGCCCCACGCGCAACGGCTGGGTGCCCTCGATGCCGTCGGCGAAGCGCACGTCCGCACCGTCGCGCACCATGAGGTGGACGGTCTCGCCCACCTCGGAGTACAGGCGCTCCAGGAACGGCCGCAGCCGCTCCGGCAGCGGCCGCGACGCGCCCGACCGGCCCAGGCCGAGGAGCTGGGGCCCGGGGTGATACAG
This window of the Georgenia yuyongxinii genome carries:
- a CDS encoding IclR family transcriptional regulator — translated: MQQKSDPYRIEAVDRALTLLTLLAERGTLSVTEAGRELEVAASTAHRLLGTLSHRGFAVQGERRLYHPGPQLLGLGRSGASRPLPERLRPFLERLYSEVGETVHLMVRDGADVRFADGIEGTQPLRVGLRTGAHMPAYCTSGGKAMLADLTSAEVDNLHADGLTPWPGEPTADLAGLHRELALVRRQRFGLNHDESEAGVTAIGASLGVVDGVHAALTVALPTARFATVETVELTSRLQQACQDARRALGVAGAGAA